The sequence below is a genomic window from Streptosporangium lutulentum.
TCCCGCGGGCAGCCGCCCGCTCGCGAACTGGCCGCCGGGCCAGGTGACGACCGGGGGATGCTCGCGCAGCCAGGGATGACCGAGTTCGGCGATCACGGTCTCCAGAGCCAGTCGGGCCTGCGCCGGATCCTCGTCCAGGCGCACGCCGAGCCGTCCCTCCGCGACGAGAAGGTCCGGCACGCTGCTGGCCCAGTCGCCCGCGCGGACCGTACCGATCTCGATCGGGTAGGGCATCGGGTTGCCGTCGAAGACCGGGTCCGGGTCGCGGTTGCGGTCGGCCTCCAGCCGCCTGATCGCCTCGAAGACCGGCCAGAAGACCTCCAGGGCGTTGACCCCCTCGTAGCGGGTGGCGCCGTGGGCCGCCCGCCCGGCGACCTCGATCCGGAACGTCAGCGCGCCCGCCGTCGCGGCGATGATCGCCCCGCTGGTCGGCTCGGCGATCACCGCGGCCTCGCCCCGGTGACCGCGGGCCAGGGTGGCGAACGCGCCCAGGCCGCCGTCCTCCTCCCCCACCACGCAGTGCACGGCCAGCGGTCGCGCCAGCCGTACCCCCGCCTTGGAGAGAGCGGCGACGACGGCGAGGTTCGCCGCGAGACCGGCCTTCATGTCGCAGGCACCCCTGCCGTGCAGGACGTCTCCGCTGATCCGGGCGGCGAAGGGGTCCGTCTCCCACTTGGCGAGGTCTCCGGTCGGCACCACGTCCGCGTGCCCCTGCAGAACGAGCGCGGGCTCTCCCTCGCCCTCCGTGACACCGACCACGCCGTACCCCTCGGTGCGCGGGGACTCGGTGCCGGGAAAACCGGGAGCCGCCCGGAGCGCGTCGAGGTCGAGCTTCCAGACGTCCACGTCCAGACCCGCCTCGACGAGCAGCCGGGCGCAGCGGTGCTGCAGGTCCGACTCGGCGTCGGTGCCGGTCACGCTCGGCACCCGCACCAGGTCGGCCAGCAGCCGCACCGTCCCCGCCTCGTCGAGGGCGTCCAGCACCCTCGCTTCGATCGCCTCGTTCTGCGGCATTCCTCTAGCCTTCCAGGGCCACTCGGCGGGCCAGGCCCAGGGGAAGGCCGCCGGAACCGGCCAGGTTGTCGTGGAACGTGCGCAGATCGCCGCGGCCCATGGCCATGTAGTCGTCGCGGATGCGGTCGATCTCCAGCGCGCCGGTCAGGTAGGAGGGGGCCTGGGTGGGCCAGGCGCAGTAACGGTTGACCTCGCCCTTGGCGGTGCCGGGGGTGAGCGAGGACTTGGTCGTCATGAAGTGCTCGGCCTCCTCGACGGTCATCTCACCGCAGTGCAGCGAGACGTCCACGATGATGCGGGCCGCCCGGAAGAGGCGGAACTCCAGGTGGGCGAGCTCCTGGGCGGGGGTGGTGAAGTAGCCCTGCTCCCGCATGACCTTCTCCACGTAGAGGGCCCAGCCCTCGGAGAAGTACGGCGTGCGGAACAGCTGGCGGGCCCGGCGCGGGTTGCCCGCCATCCAGGACAGGTGCCAGTGGTGGCCGGGATAGGCCTCGTGAACGGCGATGGAGGGCATCTGCGCCCTGGCGTTGGTGCGCAGCCGCTGGCGGACCTGCTCCTCGGTGAAGGAGTCGGGGGTGAACGGCACGAAGAAGTGCCCGACCCTGGAGGCGGACAGGGGCGGCGGCTGCATGTAGGAGGCGACGGCGAGGATGGGCCGCTGGAACTCCGGCGACGGCACCACCCGGCACTCCTCGCCCTCGGCGAACGTCACCAGGCCGCGCTCGCGCACGAACTCCCGGGCCCGCTCGGTCTCGGCCTCGTACTCGGCCCGCATGTCCTCCAGGGTCGCGGCGTGGTCGTCCTGGAGCTCGGTGATGGCCGCGTGCCAGTCGTCGGAGCCGCCGGTCAGCCGCACGGCGACCTCGCGCATCCGCGCGTCCAGCTCGTCGTAGGCGGCCTGGCCGCGCTTGAGCAGCTCGTCGGCGCCGTAGCCGAGCATCTCCCGCTCGCGCAGCAGGGTGGAGTAGAGCTCCTCCCCCATCCGCCAGGTGCCGGTGGCCTCGAAGCCGTCGAGGAACTCCACCAGCTCGTCGAAGGCCGCCGCCGCGGGCTCGGCCGCCGCCGCCAGCCGGGCGCGCAGGGCCTCGTCGGCGACCTGGCCGGGAATGGTCTCGGTGAGGAAACGCCGGGCCGTCCGCGCCTGGCCGAGCCCTCGCTCGATCAGCAGCGGGGCCGCCAGGGCGGGGTCGAGGTTCGTACGGCAGGCCGCGAGGACGTCCGGCACCTCGGCCAGCCGTGCGACGGCCGCCTCGACGCGTTCGGCCTCGGAGGACAGCTGGTGGATGAACGGGCCGAACATCGAGGAGAAGATCGTCCCCACGTAGACGGACGGGTCGCGCCGCCAGGCGGGCCAGACCTCGTAGGCGAGTCCACCGCGCAGCGCGGACATGACGAGCTCACGGTCGATCTCGTCTTCAAAGGACTCGGGGTCACCCTGCCCATCGCCTCCCACGGCCTGAAGCCGCTCCAGCCAGTGCCGTGACTCCCGCTCCCTGGCGAGGATGCCCGCCTCGGTGAAGTCACCGAGGGTCCTGTCATAGCCTTCCGCGCCGGCGAGGGTCGCGTGGACGGGGTTCGCCTTCAGGTACCAGTCGAGAAAGTCGTTCACAAGCTCAGCAGACGTCATAGCGGCCGATCCTACTCGGCACGCCACATCAGATGTTGATCATCAAATTTCGTGACGTCACCGACGAAACCGGATTCCGGCGGGTGATCTCACCCGCCCCGGCCCCGGAACCGGCGCTCTCCACGGCCTTGCGGAAGCCGGGCGACCGGTTACGGGGACGTCCGGCCACGGGGATCAGCCGGTGCGGCTCCCCCGTTCCCATAAACTTCATTCTGTGGGTGACCCGAAGTTCGAGATCCAGATGCTCCACGACCGTGTCATGGTGAAAGCCGAGCAGGAGTCGGAGGAGCGACGCAGCACGGCGGGCATCGTCATCCCGGCGACGGTGAAAATGGCCAACAGGCTCGTCTGGGGCGAGGTCTGCGGCGCGGGCCAGAACGCCCGTTCGGTCAAGGTCGGCGACAAGGTCCTGTTCAATCCCGAGGAGCAGTACGAGGTCGAGGTCCACGGCCAGCTCTACCTGATCATGCGCGAGCGCGACCTGCACGCCATCGCCACCCCGCAGACCGACAACGGCACCGGCCTGTACCTGTGACGGGCCGGCTCACCCGCTGACGCCCGCGGGCCGCCTCTCGCGAGTGCCCGGCGCCTCGCCGTCGAACGGGAGGCGGAGCCGCCGTCGGCCCTTCCACCGGCCCGCAGGTCCGGCGGTCATCTGCGGGTGTAGCTGAGATAGATCCTGTTGTTCCAGTCGGCGGTGGAGATGTCGGCCAGCGCCCGCACGACCTTGCCCTTGAGGTCGACCAGCACGGCCCTGTACGCGCTCCCGTTGGGGACGACCGCGATGACGTGCTTCTCGTCCCACCAGCCCCAGAGGGTCTTGGGCCGGAGGTTCGGCACCTTGGCGGCGAGCTTGCCGGAGGTCCGGTCCCAGACGCACACGTGCTCTGTGTAGGTGGAGGGGCACCACGTCATCAACCCGCGGCCGGAGGGCGAGAAGGCGTCCTCGCCTCCCGCGGGCCGGCCCGTCTTCGCCAGCGTGCGCCGGACCTGGCCGCTCTGGCGGTAGAAGCGGGTCCCGCCCCGGTATTCGGCGATCACGTCGGTGTCGTCGGAGCTCCACCGGAACCTCGCGGCCTTGTCCACCCCCGCCACGATCACCGTTCGGGCGGTCTTCGCCGCCACGTCGACGACCACGAACCCGGCGGTCTCCCAGGCCGTGCCGTTCTTCCTCTCGACGGTCATGACGGCTTTCTTCGCGTCGCGCGTCCAATGGACGTACTGCGCGACGAGCGGCTTCTTGACGGTCCGGATCCTGGTGCCCCTGCCCGTCGCCGGATCGACCAGGGCGACCGAGTCGTAGCCGTCTCTGTAGGAGGTGGGGACCGCGAGGGCCATGGCCCCCTTGGGCGCGACCGTGATCTCCTTGTAGGAGGCCTGCTTCGTGAATCCCTTGCTTCCGCGCACATAGGCCGACGTGCCGAACGTGTAGGAGGTCACCCTGACCGGGTCGGCCGGATTCTCCCGCGCGGTCACCCGGGTGCCGGGCAGCACGACGTCCGCGGACGCGGCGTACGCGACCGGAGTGGTCGTCACGACCATGGAGGCCGCGACGACCGAACAACACAGCAGTCGACGAATCCCAGGAGACACAGGCACGGCGGAATACTAAGCCGGAAATCCCCCCAAGATCGTGATCTAGAACAAATCAGTTGGAAAAGGGTAGACTCTGCCCGGCCGATCTATCCGGCCGTAACCTCAACGACCTCTCGTCCGAAACCGATCGCGCCCTTCCGGGCGGCTCGAAACCGCTCGCGCGTTTCTGGACGGAACGCGGAGACAACGGCCGCCCGGACGGCATCACACGGCACGATCACGCCACTTGAGGCGGAAGTCCATGAGGAAAAATTAAATGCTGATTTCCAGAGAAAAGTCATTTGCCACGGACGAGCTCTTCGAGCTCTACAGCTCCGTCGGCTGGAGCGGCTACACCCGTGACATGGCAAAGCTCCACCGCAGCCTGAGCAATTCGCACCTGGTCGTCACCGCCCGCGACGACTCCGGCAGGCTCATCGGTCTGGCCCGGACGATTTCCGACGACGAGACCATCTGCTATCTCCAGGATCTGCTGGTGCACAGCGAATTCCAGGGCCGGGGAATCGGCCGTGCGCTTCTCGACCATTTGACGGACCGCTATTCGCACTGCACGTTCTTCCTCTTGTCCACCGACCACGAGTCGACACCGGACGGGGAGAAATCACACGCCTTTTACAGAAAGATGGGCCTGATCCCCCATCACGAGCAAGGAATGGCGGCGTTCGGACTGAAGATCATGTGATGGCGACGCCGAGGCCCGGGACGTTCCGCCGGCGTCGGTTCGGCGGACAGGTCGTCCCGGGCCTCGGCGAGGACCGACCTCGCCCGCCGTCTCCGGCTACCGCCGGTCACCGTTCGCGGTTGTCCCGCCCGCCGTCCGCCCGTCGTGCCGGATCAGGGTCCGCCGCCCAACGGCCCTCCGCATCTGCCGCATTCGACGGCCATCGTGACGCGGTGCCGCCGGTGCTCGTAGAAGCGGTGGCCGAGGGTCGCCGTGACGAGCACCCCGCCGAGCAGCACGAGCATCATCGGCCCGTATTTCTCATGTCCGATCAGGCCCATGACGAGATGGGCCATACCCGCGGCGACGATGATCGCGCCGACGTTGAGCAGTTCCTTGTTGAGCGTCCACCCCGAGGCGGATCGTTCCCGTTCCGTCTCACTCATGCCCCCAGACTCACTACCATCAGTTACAGGCCATGACGGATCGCGTCACCACGATGTAAAAGACGGAGCATCTTCCGGCGGCGGAATCGGTGTTAAGCCCAGGTGACGGGGGTCGCCCCTCGCGGGCCGCCATGAGGGCGCGCGATGGGCGAGACCGGCCCCGCCGAGCCGTTCAGGCCGGCGAGGTGAGGTCACGTGCCGCGACCGGTCCGGCTAGCCCCCGAGCCTGCGGAACGCGCGCGCCGACAGCGGCAGGAAGATCGCGATCAGCAGGAGCGGCCAGACCACCGCCATGAGCGTCGCGTTCTGCGCGATCCAGGACGCGCCTCCCCAGCCGGGATTTCCGAAGAGCTCACGGGCGGCCGTGGCCGTCGTCGAGAGCGGGTTCCACTGGGCGATCGCGCCGAGCCAGCCGGGCATGGTGGCCGGGTCGACGAACACGCTGGACAGGAAGCCGACAGGCCAGACCAGGATCTGCACGGACGTCACCACCTCGGTCCCGCCGGCGATGAGCCCGATGAAGATGCCGACCCAGAGCAGGGCGAACCGCAGCAGCAGGAGCAACCCGACGGCGGCCGTCGCTGCGGGGAGTCCCCCCTCCCAGCGCCAGCCCAGCAGCAGCCCGGTGCCGATCATGACGGCCAGCCCGACGATCGAGTTGAGCATGTCCGCGACGCACCGGCCCAGGACGACCGCGGAGGCGCTCACCGGCATCGAGCGGAATCGATCGGTCACTCCCCTGGCCGCGTCGGTGGTGACCGCCGTCATCGTGCTCTCCAGGCCGAAGAGCATGGTCATGGCGAACATGCCCGGCATCAGGAACTCGAAGTAACCGCCGCCACCGGGGACGCCGATGGCGCCGCCGAAGAGGCCGCCGAACATCAGCACGATCATGACGGGGAAGACCCATCCGACGATGACCGGGCCGGGTCGCAGGACCCAGTGGTTCAGGTCCCGGAGGGTGATGGTCCAGGCGTCCGCCAGGGCCCACCCGAACCGGGACAGCGGGGATTCGGCGGCCGGAGCGAAGGCCGCACTCGCCGGGGTCGTCGTGCTCATGCCCGCACCTCCGTGTTCAGGCCGGACCCGGCGGTCGCGGGCCGGTTCGCGACCGGGTCTCCATCGCCCGGCGGCGGGCCCGTCCGGTCGCCCGGCGCCGCCTGGTCGCCGGTCAGGTGGAGAAACACCTCGTCGAGCGTGGGGCGGCGCAAGGTGATGTCGACCGGCTCGATCCCGGCGTCCCCGAGCGCGGTGGCCATCGCGACCAGTGCCCTGGTGCGCTCGTCCACCGGGACGCTGACGCGGCGGGCCTCGGCGTCGGTGTGCACCTCTCCGGACGCGATCCTCACGGCGACGGCCTCCGTCGCGGCCACGTCCGCCGCGTCGGCGAGCACGATGTCGAGCCAGTCGCCGCCGATGGCGGACTTCAGCTCCTCGGGGGTGCCTTCGGTGACGACCCGGCCCGCCGCGAGCATCGAGATCCGATCGGCCAGCCGGTCCGCCTCCTCCAGATACTGGGTGGTGAGAAGCACGGTCGTGCCGGACCCGACCAGGTCGCGGATCGCCGTCCAGACCTCCCGCCGGCCGGACGGGTCCAGCCCGGTCGTCGGCTCGTCCACGAACAGCACCGGCGGGGTGACGATCATGCTCGCCGCGAGATCGAGCCGTCTGCGCATGCCACCGGAGTACTTGCCGACCGGCTTGCCGCCGGTGTCCGCCAGGGAGAAGCGCTCCAGCAGCTCGTCGGCACGCCTTTTCGCCTCCGCCGAGGAGAAGTGACTCAGCCTGGCGAACATCACGAGGTTCTGCCGCCCGGTGAGGATCTCGTCGACCGCCGCGTACTGGCCGACCAGCCCGATGCGCTCGCGCACCTGCCGCGGCTGTGCCTGGACGTCGAACCCCGCGACGCTCGCCCTGCCCGAGTCCAGGCGCAGGAGTGTGGACAGGATCCGGATGGCGGTGGTCTTGCCGGCGCCATTGGGCCCCAGCAGTCCGCAGACCGTACCGGCCGGTACCTGTAGATCGAACCCGTTGAGACCGGCCCCCTCCGAGGCCCCCGCATAGCTTTTGCGCACGTCCTGCGCGGCGATCGCGAACTCGACTGCCTTCACATCCACCCTTTTCCCGTCCGGCCAGGCCGGAAGATCTGCCGACATCGACTCACCCTTGAAGCGTAGACCGTACCGTACACCGTACGGCTCAGTTACGGTGGACCTGACGCCGAAGGATTTGGAGTTGTTCCCGTGGGTGGAAAGAAAGCCTCTGACGCCGATCCGGCCCGGAGCCTGGTACTGCTGTGGAGCTCGCACAGCAAGCCGGGGCGGTCCGGGCTGACGGTCCGGTCGATCGTCCTCGCGGCCATCGAGCTCGCCGACGCCGAAGGGGTCGAAGCGGTCTCCATGCGCCAGGTCGCCGACCGGCTCGAGGTCGGGACCATGTCCCTCTACACCCATGTCCCAGGCAAGGCCGAGCTGACCGACCTCATGATCGACACTGCTTTCGGGGAGCTCTACCCCGATGTGGACGCCCCGTCCGGGCAGCCCGGCGGCTGGCGGGGCGCCCTGGAGTTCATCGCCACCCGCAACTGGGACCTCTACCAGAGGCACCCCTGGATGCTGCACCTCGTCAGCGGACGCCCGGTGCTGGGCCCGAACGCCTCGCTCAAATACGAGGCCGAGCTGCGCCCGCTGGACGGCATCGGCCTGTCCGACGTCGAGATGGACTCCGTTCTGGCCCTGATCCTGACCCACGTCGAAGGCACCGCCAGGCTTCAGGCCACCATGGCGCGGACCCAGCGGGACACCGGAATGACCGATGCCGAATGGTGGGTCTCCACCGCCCCGCTGCTCGACAAGGTCATGGACGGGTCCCGGTTCCCCGTCGCCTCACGCGTCGGCCAATCGGCGGGCGAGGCGCATCAGGCGGTCTCCGACCCGGCCCACGCCCTCGACTTCGGCCTGGCCCGGATCCTGGACGGCGTCACCGCCCTGATCGCGGGCAGGGAGCGGACGTAGTCACCGCGCGAGCGTCAAGGCGGCGACCCTGGTCACCGCGCGAGCGTCAAGGCGGCGACCCTGGTCACCGCGAGGGCGTCAAGGCGGCGGCCGTGGTCACCGCAAGGGTCTCAGCGGGCGAGAAGCTTCTGGGCCTCGACGATCAGATCGATGTGGAAGGTGAGCTTCACGCCGTAGTACACGATGGCGGCGGCGGCCGCCGCGGCGACGAGGACGACCAGGATCTTGACCGTCCAGCCCCGTCGGCCGAGCCAGGCCGTCCAGCCCGCCAGGGTTCGCTTGCCGAACTCCAGGAGCCGGTTGGCCCAGTGGAACTCCGTCGCCAGGACCGCCAGACCGGCGAAGACGACGAGCCAGCCGGGGCCGGGGAAGGGCACCATGATGAGACCCGCGGCGACCAGCACGGCGCCGACGGTACCGATGGCGACCTTCAGGGTGAGCCGTCCCGCGGGGGTGGACCTGATCCTGTCGAGCCGGCGGCCCAGGCCGGACCGCCCCGAGGCGTCGTCCTTCAGGACGTCGGCGTCACCGGTTACGGATGATCTCGGGGATCCGTCCCGAGGGTCTCCCCGCCGCTTCGCCGCCTCATCCCCCAAGGTGCCGGCATCGTCGGCAACAGACGGCCCCTGGGGTCCGTCCTGAGAGTTTTCCGCTCCACCTGAGATCGCCACGCAACTCCCCCGGGCCGTTCGTTTGGTTCCAGAATAGGCCCGAACGACCTTCCTTTGCCCA
It includes:
- a CDS encoding TetR/AcrR family transcriptional regulator, producing MGGKKASDADPARSLVLLWSSHSKPGRSGLTVRSIVLAAIELADAEGVEAVSMRQVADRLEVGTMSLYTHVPGKAELTDLMIDTAFGELYPDVDAPSGQPGGWRGALEFIATRNWDLYQRHPWMLHLVSGRPVLGPNASLKYEAELRPLDGIGLSDVEMDSVLALILTHVEGTARLQATMARTQRDTGMTDAEWWVSTAPLLDKVMDGSRFPVASRVGQSAGEAHQAVSDPAHALDFGLARILDGVTALIAGRERT
- a CDS encoding ABC transporter permease, which encodes MSTTTPASAAFAPAAESPLSRFGWALADAWTITLRDLNHWVLRPGPVIVGWVFPVMIVLMFGGLFGGAIGVPGGGGYFEFLMPGMFAMTMLFGLESTMTAVTTDAARGVTDRFRSMPVSASAVVLGRCVADMLNSIVGLAVMIGTGLLLGWRWEGGLPAATAAVGLLLLLRFALLWVGIFIGLIAGGTEVVTSVQILVWPVGFLSSVFVDPATMPGWLGAIAQWNPLSTTATAARELFGNPGWGGASWIAQNATLMAVVWPLLLIAIFLPLSARAFRRLGG
- a CDS encoding GroES family chaperonin — encoded protein: MGDPKFEIQMLHDRVMVKAEQESEERRSTAGIVIPATVKMANRLVWGEVCGAGQNARSVKVGDKVLFNPEEQYEVEVHGQLYLIMRERDLHAIATPQTDNGTGLYL
- a CDS encoding TIGR02611 family protein, translated to MGDEAAKRRGDPRDGSPRSSVTGDADVLKDDASGRSGLGRRLDRIRSTPAGRLTLKVAIGTVGAVLVAAGLIMVPFPGPGWLVVFAGLAVLATEFHWANRLLEFGKRTLAGWTAWLGRRGWTVKILVVLVAAAAAAAIVYYGVKLTFHIDLIVEAQKLLAR
- a CDS encoding DUF885 domain-containing protein, which codes for MTSAELVNDFLDWYLKANPVHATLAGAEGYDRTLGDFTEAGILARERESRHWLERLQAVGGDGQGDPESFEDEIDRELVMSALRGGLAYEVWPAWRRDPSVYVGTIFSSMFGPFIHQLSSEAERVEAAVARLAEVPDVLAACRTNLDPALAAPLLIERGLGQARTARRFLTETIPGQVADEALRARLAAAAEPAAAAFDELVEFLDGFEATGTWRMGEELYSTLLREREMLGYGADELLKRGQAAYDELDARMREVAVRLTGGSDDWHAAITELQDDHAATLEDMRAEYEAETERAREFVRERGLVTFAEGEECRVVPSPEFQRPILAVASYMQPPPLSASRVGHFFVPFTPDSFTEEQVRQRLRTNARAQMPSIAVHEAYPGHHWHLSWMAGNPRRARQLFRTPYFSEGWALYVEKVMREQGYFTTPAQELAHLEFRLFRAARIIVDVSLHCGEMTVEEAEHFMTTKSSLTPGTAKGEVNRYCAWPTQAPSYLTGALEIDRIRDDYMAMGRGDLRTFHDNLAGSGGLPLGLARRVALEG
- a CDS encoding ArgE/DapE family deacylase, whose translation is MPQNEAIEARVLDALDEAGTVRLLADLVRVPSVTGTDAESDLQHRCARLLVEAGLDVDVWKLDLDALRAAPGFPGTESPRTEGYGVVGVTEGEGEPALVLQGHADVVPTGDLAKWETDPFAARISGDVLHGRGACDMKAGLAANLAVVAALSKAGVRLARPLAVHCVVGEEDGGLGAFATLARGHRGEAAVIAEPTSGAIIAATAGALTFRIEVAGRAAHGATRYEGVNALEVFWPVFEAIRRLEADRNRDPDPVFDGNPMPYPIEIGTVRAGDWASSVPDLLVAEGRLGVRLDEDPAQARLALETVIAELGHPWLREHPPVVTWPGGQFASGRLPAGHALLGEVATAVAEVTGSHPAEAAAPYGSDLRLYAAGGIPALHYGPGDVRFAHAPREQVDLRELRDVTRVLALLTLRRCGARV
- a CDS encoding ATP-binding cassette domain-containing protein, producing the protein MSADLPAWPDGKRVDVKAVEFAIAAQDVRKSYAGASEGAGLNGFDLQVPAGTVCGLLGPNGAGKTTAIRILSTLLRLDSGRASVAGFDVQAQPRQVRERIGLVGQYAAVDEILTGRQNLVMFARLSHFSSAEAKRRADELLERFSLADTGGKPVGKYSGGMRRRLDLAASMIVTPPVLFVDEPTTGLDPSGRREVWTAIRDLVGSGTTVLLTTQYLEEADRLADRISMLAAGRVVTEGTPEELKSAIGGDWLDIVLADAADVAATEAVAVRIASGEVHTDAEARRVSVPVDERTRALVAMATALGDAGIEPVDITLRRPTLDEVFLHLTGDQAAPGDRTGPPPGDGDPVANRPATAGSGLNTEVRA
- a CDS encoding GNAT family N-acetyltransferase — protein: MLISREKSFATDELFELYSSVGWSGYTRDMAKLHRSLSNSHLVVTARDDSGRLIGLARTISDDETICYLQDLLVHSEFQGRGIGRALLDHLTDRYSHCTFFLLSTDHESTPDGEKSHAFYRKMGLIPHHEQGMAAFGLKIM